One Acutalibacter muris DNA window includes the following coding sequences:
- a CDS encoding helix-turn-helix domain-containing protein translates to MKQSKFKSYDELPLFLNAKTVAQVLGISLAGTYELLHREGFPVVKIGSRLVVPKEKFLAWVEEQAGGRCHE, encoded by the coding sequence TTGAAACAATCAAAATTCAAAAGCTATGATGAACTGCCGCTGTTTTTGAACGCAAAGACAGTGGCGCAGGTGCTGGGTATTTCGCTGGCGGGTACCTATGAACTACTGCACCGAGAGGGCTTTCCAGTGGTGAAAATCGGGTCACGGTTGGTGGTTCCCAAGGAAAAATTCCTCGCTTGGGTTGAGGAACAGGCAGGAGGTAGATGCCATGAATAA
- a CDS encoding sigma-70 family RNA polymerase sigma factor produces MYEGEPISVPKEVAEFLEQDRKREQAEAKRDQRHLSKGDLEMVLSPKSYCLYSLDDLAIRNLRLENLRKAVACLDKTKQELIQLRYGEGLSLEKIGAIRGVSKMAVSKQLKKVHKELRSSVW; encoded by the coding sequence ATGTACGAGGGTGAGCCGATCTCAGTGCCAAAGGAGGTCGCAGAATTCCTGGAGCAGGACAGAAAGCGTGAGCAGGCGGAGGCCAAGCGGGACCAAAGGCATCTTAGTAAAGGTGATCTCGAAATGGTGCTGTCCCCGAAAAGCTATTGCTTGTACTCGTTGGACGATCTTGCGATCAGGAACCTCCGGCTTGAAAATTTGCGGAAAGCCGTGGCGTGTCTGGACAAGACCAAGCAGGAATTGATCCAGCTACGCTATGGCGAGGGGCTGTCCTTGGAGAAAATCGGAGCGATCCGAGGCGTATCCAAAATGGCAGTCTCAAAGCAACTGAAGAAAGTTCACAAAGAACTGAGGAGTTCCGTCTGGTGA
- a CDS encoding prolyl oligopeptidase family serine peptidase, translating into MYPYKTFTIVTDNGPYITKLILKAPKSVRAECIDKDTFSVYVERIDPKTGKGFLENHTWPGPKIFPSQGYRPVSAAYPCDENGGKVYQSGHIALEMPYQMGAPIGYSMAASLREGGYNALVECRYRVTQVKDIPGEVPINGWIFDESQGDICPQLRGWQNGCSHYEPLPLNYGYFTPDLDHAKQSFTALDSNYGDEWEHTFPEKLPLVIWLHGHGEGGDDPALAYTGNKVVAISSDDIQRKLGGAAYVLAPQCPTFWMNSGAVNHQDPQELTSSKSMYTEAVKAAIDEFIELHPDIDRDRVYIGGCSNGGFMTMRMLLSYPDFFAAAYPVCEALRPSDFSQQDIENLKHLPMWFTQAENDPIVPPDGLVLPLVQRLKAAGAENVHVSLFERIVDQSGLHKDGQGRPLEYMGHFSWIHTFNDDCVYDLDGTRVMHEGRPVTLWRWMGRQCRK; encoded by the coding sequence ATGTACCCATACAAAACCTTCACCATTGTTACCGACAACGGCCCCTACATCACCAAGCTCATTTTGAAAGCCCCCAAGTCCGTCCGCGCCGAGTGCATTGACAAAGACACCTTCTCCGTCTACGTGGAGCGCATCGACCCCAAGACCGGCAAGGGCTTCCTTGAGAACCACACCTGGCCCGGTCCGAAGATTTTCCCTTCCCAAGGCTACCGCCCGGTGTCGGCGGCATACCCCTGCGACGAGAACGGCGGTAAGGTCTACCAGTCGGGGCACATCGCTCTGGAGATGCCCTACCAGATGGGCGCTCCCATCGGCTACTCTATGGCGGCGAGCCTCCGGGAGGGCGGCTACAACGCCCTGGTGGAGTGCCGCTACCGGGTCACCCAGGTGAAGGATATCCCCGGCGAAGTGCCCATAAACGGCTGGATATTCGACGAGTCCCAGGGGGATATCTGCCCACAGCTGAGGGGATGGCAGAATGGGTGCTCCCACTATGAGCCGCTCCCTCTGAACTACGGCTATTTCACCCCGGACTTGGACCATGCCAAGCAAAGCTTCACCGCCCTGGACAGCAACTACGGCGACGAGTGGGAGCATACCTTCCCGGAGAAGCTGCCCCTGGTGATTTGGCTCCACGGCCACGGCGAGGGCGGCGATGACCCGGCTTTGGCCTACACCGGCAACAAGGTGGTGGCCATCTCCTCCGACGATATTCAGCGCAAGCTGGGAGGCGCGGCCTATGTGCTGGCCCCCCAGTGCCCCACCTTCTGGATGAATTCCGGCGCGGTGAACCATCAGGATCCCCAGGAGCTTACCAGCAGCAAAAGCATGTACACCGAGGCGGTGAAGGCCGCGATTGACGAGTTTATTGAGCTGCACCCGGACATCGACCGGGATAGGGTGTATATTGGAGGTTGCTCCAACGGCGGATTCATGACCATGCGTATGCTCCTGAGCTATCCGGACTTCTTCGCTGCGGCATACCCGGTCTGCGAGGCCTTGCGGCCCAGCGATTTCTCTCAGCAGGATATTGAGAACCTTAAGCACCTGCCCATGTGGTTCACCCAGGCTGAGAACGACCCCATCGTGCCCCCAGACGGCCTCGTGCTGCCACTCGTGCAGCGGCTGAAAGCGGCTGGCGCGGAGAATGTCCATGTTTCCCTATTTGAGCGGATCGTGGACCAGTCCGGGCTGCATAAGGACGGCCAGGGCAGGCCGCTGGAGTATATGGGGCACTTCTCTTGGATACACACCTTTAACGATGACTGTGTGTATGATCTGGATGGGACGAGAGTCATGCACGAGGGGCGGCCGGTGACCTTGTGGCGCTGGATGGGGAGGCAGTGCAGAAAATAG
- a CDS encoding EFR1 family ferrodoxin (N-terminal region resembles flavodoxins. C-terminal ferrodoxin region binds two 4Fe-4S clusters.): MVFYFTATGNSLYAAKQFDMELVSIPQELKKTERHYKADSIGIVCPLYELDMPEVIKEFIKNSEFETDYFYIVITYGCHHGGVAERVQEYLTSIGKKADYINTVIMLDNALPVFDMEEQKKLEPEKKVDDHLAAIKADIDGRKREIQFASQREKDFYQGFVSMIKENGPMLSKPYYRVTEDCIGCGICSRVCPMGCISVEDSKAEHDYTDCVSCMACIHACPQKSIQFATFKEVNPERRYRNPNIPLKEIIAGNCQK, translated from the coding sequence ATGGTCTTTTACTTCACCGCCACCGGCAACAGCCTCTATGCCGCAAAGCAGTTCGACATGGAGCTCGTCAGCATTCCCCAGGAGCTGAAAAAGACGGAGCGTCATTATAAGGCTGATTCCATCGGCATCGTGTGCCCGCTCTATGAGCTGGATATGCCCGAGGTCATCAAGGAGTTTATCAAAAACTCGGAATTCGAGACAGATTACTTTTACATCGTCATCACCTACGGCTGCCACCACGGCGGCGTGGCTGAGCGGGTACAGGAGTATCTTACAAGTATCGGCAAAAAGGCCGACTACATCAACACCGTTATCATGCTGGACAACGCCCTGCCGGTGTTCGACATGGAGGAACAGAAAAAGCTGGAGCCTGAGAAGAAGGTTGACGATCATTTAGCCGCCATCAAGGCCGACATCGATGGCAGAAAGCGGGAGATACAGTTTGCATCGCAACGTGAAAAGGACTTCTATCAGGGGTTTGTCAGCATGATAAAAGAGAACGGCCCCATGCTGTCAAAGCCCTACTACCGGGTGACGGAGGACTGCATCGGGTGCGGCATATGCTCACGGGTGTGTCCTATGGGGTGCATATCTGTGGAGGACAGCAAGGCCGAACACGACTATACCGACTGCGTAAGCTGCATGGCCTGCATCCACGCCTGCCCACAGAAGTCCATACAGTTCGCCACCTTCAAGGAAGTCAACCCTGAGCGCCGCTACCGCAACCCCAACATCCCGCTCAAGGAAATTATTGCGGGGAATTGCCAAAAGTAA
- a CDS encoding carboxymuconolactone decarboxylase family protein, which produces MDMKKIFPGLSESDPEFAQIFTNFAFGEALDTLPELPPMDDSTRYLAILATLLGCQGLGAFRLMLPLALDGGLTPVEVKEAVYQAAAYLGFGRILPFLDAVNEELTCRGIALPLEPQGTVEPEQRREAGNQVQVEAFGEGLRESWEQGPKEKRHINSWLASNCFGDYYTRKGLSLPQREMITFCFLAAQGGCDPQLTAHARANIVVGNDRLFLIHMVSQCLPYIGYPRSLNALNCIENASK; this is translated from the coding sequence ATGGATATGAAGAAAATTTTCCCGGGCCTTAGCGAGAGCGACCCGGAGTTCGCTCAAATTTTCACAAACTTTGCCTTTGGCGAGGCGCTAGACACTCTACCGGAACTGCCGCCTATGGATGATTCTACACGCTACCTAGCAATTCTGGCCACCCTGCTGGGCTGTCAGGGGCTGGGCGCTTTCCGGCTCATGCTGCCCCTGGCCCTGGACGGCGGGCTTACCCCGGTGGAGGTAAAGGAGGCTGTATACCAGGCCGCGGCCTATCTGGGATTTGGCCGTATACTGCCCTTCCTGGACGCGGTCAACGAGGAATTGACCTGCAGGGGCATAGCCCTGCCATTGGAGCCCCAAGGCACCGTTGAGCCCGAACAGCGCCGGGAGGCGGGGAACCAGGTGCAAGTGGAGGCCTTCGGTGAGGGTCTGCGTGAGAGCTGGGAGCAGGGCCCCAAGGAGAAACGGCACATCAATAGCTGGCTTGCAAGCAATTGCTTTGGTGATTACTACACCCGCAAGGGCCTGAGCCTGCCCCAGCGGGAGATGATAACCTTCTGCTTCCTGGCGGCACAGGGCGGATGCGATCCCCAGCTCACCGCCCATGCCCGGGCCAATATAGTGGTGGGCAATGACAGGCTTTTCTTGATCCATATGGTCAGCCAGTGCCTGCCTTATATCGGCTATCCCAGAAGCCTGAACGCCTTGAACTGCATTGAAAACGCTTCAAAATAA
- a CDS encoding cupin domain-containing protein has protein sequence MSGTLFPKGGPNPAGAYFTGQSYLSPLSKAGVQIFNVTFEPGCRNFWHIHHAKSGGGQILLCTSGRGWYQEWEREPQELHFGDVVNIPPEVKHWHGAAKDSEFVHVAVEVPGEDYSTQWCEPVSDEEYSKLP, from the coding sequence ATGAGCGGCACACTATTCCCCAAAGGCGGGCCGAACCCCGCCGGAGCCTATTTCACCGGGCAGTCATACCTGTCTCCCTTGAGCAAGGCGGGCGTTCAGATTTTTAATGTCACCTTCGAGCCGGGATGCCGGAACTTCTGGCACATCCACCACGCCAAGTCCGGCGGCGGGCAGATTTTGCTCTGCACCAGCGGCCGGGGCTGGTATCAAGAGTGGGAGCGTGAACCCCAAGAACTCCATTTTGGGGACGTAGTGAACATTCCACCAGAAGTCAAGCACTGGCACGGCGCGGCAAAAGACAGCGAATTCGTCCATGTGGCGGTGGAGGTGCCCGGGGAGGACTACTCCACCCAGTGGTGCGAGCCGGTCAGCGACGAAGAATACAGCAAACTGCCCTGA
- a CDS encoding iron-containing alcohol dehydrogenase, with protein sequence MKNFFYHAPVKVLFGEGGVERHLGMELRAYGKTVMLAYGGGSVKRSGLYDQLTGILEQAGKTVVDFGGITSNPTYDMVVKGAETVKNQNVDFILAVGGGSVMDCVKVISAAAKAPGDYWKLIFEDHYYPMSGTPWGAVVTLSGTGSEMNGLGGISNKALNTKATMPGTPAGFAICDPTYLLTVPQKQLASGIFDNLSHCMETYFGPGECVSDAMNEAVMHDIIENARAWRRDPKNIEILGNLMWDSSLPQTFLFNCGKEGGFQCHPIEAQLCAYTGGNHGMALAVIHPSYYRHIVKDMPEKFARFGQRVFDLDPAGKTTQELADEAVEAVAAFVKELGLDSSFTGLGLKVDEDILRKVAENCGVNESMPRVLPREEIFQMLMEVM encoded by the coding sequence ATGAAAAACTTTTTCTATCACGCACCGGTAAAGGTACTGTTCGGCGAGGGCGGCGTAGAGCGGCATTTGGGTATGGAGCTGCGGGCTTACGGCAAGACTGTCATGCTGGCTTACGGCGGCGGGTCCGTGAAGCGCAGCGGGCTCTACGACCAGCTCACCGGTATTTTGGAGCAGGCAGGCAAGACTGTCGTTGACTTCGGCGGCATCACCTCCAACCCCACTTATGACATGGTGGTAAAGGGTGCCGAGACCGTCAAAAACCAGAACGTTGACTTCATCCTGGCCGTAGGCGGCGGCTCGGTGATGGACTGTGTGAAGGTCATTTCGGCGGCGGCGAAGGCCCCCGGCGACTACTGGAAGCTGATTTTCGAGGACCATTACTACCCCATGAGCGGCACACCCTGGGGCGCTGTCGTCACCCTCTCGGGCACCGGCTCGGAAATGAACGGGCTGGGCGGTATCAGCAATAAGGCGCTGAACACGAAAGCCACCATGCCGGGCACCCCCGCCGGCTTCGCTATCTGTGACCCCACCTATCTGCTGACAGTACCGCAAAAGCAGCTGGCCTCCGGCATTTTCGACAATCTCAGCCACTGCATGGAGACCTACTTCGGCCCCGGCGAGTGCGTGTCCGACGCCATGAACGAGGCCGTCATGCACGATATTATTGAGAATGCCCGGGCCTGGCGGAGGGACCCCAAGAATATCGAGATTCTCGGCAACCTCATGTGGGATTCCTCCCTGCCCCAGACGTTCCTCTTCAACTGCGGCAAGGAGGGCGGCTTCCAGTGCCACCCCATCGAGGCCCAGCTTTGCGCCTACACTGGCGGTAACCACGGCATGGCCCTTGCAGTCATACACCCCAGTTACTACCGGCACATTGTGAAGGATATGCCCGAAAAATTCGCCCGGTTTGGGCAGAGGGTGTTCGACTTAGACCCCGCCGGGAAGACCACTCAGGAGCTGGCGGACGAGGCCGTTGAGGCTGTGGCTGCGTTCGTGAAGGAGCTGGGGCTGGACAGCAGCTTTACCGGGCTGGGGCTGAAGGTGGACGAGGATATCCTGCGCAAGGTCGCGGAGAATTGCGGCGTGAACGAGAGTATGCCCCGGGTGCTGCCCAGGGAGGAAATTTTCCAAATGCTGATGGAAGTCATGTAA